In Rubrivirga marina, the following are encoded in one genomic region:
- a CDS encoding DNA repair exonuclease, translated as MPGPRARLLVSGDLHLGRYPSRVPPGDPALTLDAVVRSLVDQAVERRVDAVVLTGDVADQSNKYFEAFGVLERALHRLVDAGVPVVAVAGNHDHDVLGSVAEAVGEGVRVLGRGETWESASIEKGGREVVRLWGWSFAGPYVHTSPLESLPADLGDVPAVGVLHGDLDVPASRYAPVALADLWATGASAWLLGHIHAPRTEQRDGHLVLYPGSPQPLDPGEPGEHGAWLVEITEDGRASAELIPIATVRYEALAVDLDGAADATEIRQRAARVLRDFAETVREASPAVRRAVVRLTLKGRTPAYRAVERVASELVEDGETATGGLAVVVDRVEDLARPALDLAGLAEGSGPVATLAALAGRLERGEPSEGDLALIRRGVEALQQARRARVFEPLGRSDRLDADLAAEAALRLRRQTYRMLDEVLSQRPSEASAPASAELPAESVPAVAAPPSAAPEPPAASEGPGALPEAEEVVPTDVADASG; from the coding sequence ATGCCTGGTCCGCGCGCCCGCCTCCTCGTCAGCGGCGACCTCCACCTCGGTCGGTACCCGAGCCGCGTCCCGCCCGGCGACCCGGCCCTGACCCTCGACGCCGTCGTCCGGTCGCTCGTCGACCAGGCGGTGGAGCGCCGCGTCGACGCCGTCGTGCTGACGGGCGACGTGGCCGACCAGAGCAACAAGTACTTCGAGGCGTTCGGCGTGCTCGAGCGCGCGCTCCACCGGCTCGTCGACGCCGGCGTGCCGGTCGTGGCGGTGGCCGGCAACCACGACCACGACGTGCTCGGGTCGGTCGCCGAGGCGGTGGGGGAGGGCGTCCGCGTGCTGGGGCGGGGCGAGACGTGGGAGTCGGCGTCGATCGAGAAGGGCGGGCGCGAGGTCGTCCGGCTGTGGGGCTGGTCGTTCGCCGGCCCCTACGTCCACACGTCGCCGCTCGAGTCGCTGCCGGCGGACCTCGGCGACGTGCCGGCCGTGGGGGTCCTCCACGGGGACCTCGACGTGCCGGCCAGCCGCTACGCTCCGGTCGCCCTCGCCGACCTGTGGGCGACGGGCGCCAGCGCGTGGCTCCTCGGCCACATCCACGCGCCGCGGACGGAGCAGCGCGACGGCCACCTCGTGCTGTACCCCGGCTCGCCGCAGCCGCTCGACCCGGGCGAGCCGGGCGAGCACGGCGCGTGGCTCGTCGAGATCACCGAGGACGGCCGCGCCTCCGCCGAACTGATCCCGATCGCGACGGTCCGCTACGAGGCCCTCGCGGTCGACCTCGACGGGGCTGCCGACGCGACCGAGATCCGGCAGCGCGCGGCCCGCGTCCTCCGCGACTTCGCCGAGACGGTCCGGGAGGCGTCGCCCGCCGTCCGCCGTGCGGTCGTGCGCCTGACGCTGAAAGGGAGGACGCCGGCCTACCGCGCCGTCGAGCGGGTCGCGTCCGAGTTGGTCGAGGACGGCGAGACGGCGACCGGCGGGCTGGCCGTCGTGGTCGACCGCGTGGAGGACCTCGCGCGGCCGGCGCTCGACCTCGCCGGCCTGGCCGAGGGCAGCGGCCCGGTCGCCACGCTGGCGGCGCTCGCCGGCCGGCTCGAGCGGGGCGAGCCGTCGGAGGGCGACCTCGCCCTGATTCGCCGCGGCGTGGAGGCGCTTCAGCAGGCCCGCCGGGCGCGCGTCTTCGAGCCGCTCGGCCGCTCCGACCGTCTCGACGCCGACCTCGCCGCCGAGGCCGCCCTTCGCCTTCGCCGCCAGACCTACCGGATGCTGGACGAGGTCCTCTCGCAGCGCCCGTCCGAGGCGAGCGCCCCCGCCTCGGCGGAGCTGCCGGCCGAGTCGGTGCCCGCTGTCGCCGCGCCTCCGTCCGCCGCCCCCGAACCTCCCGCCGCATCCGAGGGCCCCGGCGCCTTGCCCGAGGCGGAGGAGGTCGTGCCGACCGACGTCGCCGACGCGTCGGGATGA
- a CDS encoding AAA family ATPase, producing the protein MDRLDLTALTVRTFYGHPQPGLAATELGPGVNVVYGPNGQGKTTMARAIHGVLWPETVAGARPTYSARFHFGGDDWRVDFDAGEARYQRGAQPADRLPLPDKSYRDRYEFSLADLLQADGDAFADVVRRDAAGGVDLDAARDRLGFKSAPTQRLKATAEAEDAARAVQARQHQLDALRAREHDLDEIATRAAEATEAAERAELYRLLEEAADRAEAAKAADRVVAEFDAAMAHVAPDTQERYDDLGLAVRKAESRRADVEDRRANARAALADHGWDAVALPEEAELRSRATEVEVATRALENAEASRAAAAERERRAREALGGHIDAAPHVDISALGDVAAFAQRAGRLRGRVEELEGKRLAAKGRLNAVRFHEGDDLARAADLLRRWLARTSDVEAQPTGLPALPVWIAAAVLAVVAVALGVLLSPGAFWLLLGAAALAVVAVLLGRTAEATEHPAAQARQAFEALPVPGPTSWSIPTVQKRLDEIERQLLDQKERLLWKDAVDEIERTLVATEAARAELDAEAADLSDRLGCDVPETPEGLHLLARNVLAWQEAARDLGVADALRDRAHGALLTALDLFNHVLDGVPVEPATDAATAAGNVARVTREADERDRLRAEVARLDDAVGVATEALEEATAARDAHLARLGLEEPAAVEVTALCADLPAYTAAVEEASRAHALAEEASARARAHGRYDDEAAGLDRAALAEARSAAESRAARRDEWLEEKAAIQTLVGEARRGNQLASAQAEHARALDTLEAVYDEQADALVGHALAEFVAEETRDQHLPQVFKRAREVLADITDDRFRLEFEEGTFRAFDATRGRAYGLDELSSGTRLQLLLAVRLAFAEQQEVGVRLPLLLDEALANSDDERAGAIVAAVLRLCRQGRQVFYFTAQAEEVAKWRRLSDEHPDVDCRFIGLPDASALVAIDLEATPTAETTRRVPEAGGLTMDAYADAAGVPPWSGWDAPDALHVWYLLDDPDDVEALLRRGYATWGQLRAAAERGKPIPVAFDRAERRAEAVAAWQRAWRQGRGRRVDRDVLEASGAVTEAFIDEVWSLCGDLEGDAERLVDCLHRGDLARFQSRQAERLEAYLLDEGYLSPDDRLSDDEVRRRVAEAGPPGALDDALGVLARVRQRAEAVAA; encoded by the coding sequence ATGGACCGCCTCGACCTGACCGCCCTCACCGTCCGCACGTTCTACGGGCACCCGCAGCCGGGGCTCGCGGCGACCGAGCTCGGCCCCGGCGTCAACGTCGTGTACGGGCCGAACGGGCAGGGCAAGACGACGATGGCGCGCGCCATCCACGGCGTCCTCTGGCCCGAGACCGTCGCCGGCGCGCGGCCGACGTACTCGGCCCGGTTCCACTTCGGCGGCGACGACTGGCGGGTCGACTTCGACGCGGGCGAGGCGCGCTACCAGCGCGGCGCTCAGCCCGCCGACCGGCTCCCGCTCCCCGACAAGTCGTACCGCGACCGCTACGAGTTCTCGCTCGCCGACCTCCTGCAGGCCGACGGCGACGCCTTCGCCGACGTCGTCCGCCGCGACGCGGCCGGGGGCGTCGACCTCGACGCGGCCCGCGACCGGCTCGGGTTCAAATCCGCCCCGACGCAGCGGCTCAAGGCGACGGCCGAGGCGGAGGACGCCGCCCGCGCCGTCCAGGCCCGCCAGCACCAGCTCGACGCGCTCCGCGCCCGCGAGCACGACCTCGACGAGATCGCGACGCGCGCCGCCGAGGCCACCGAGGCCGCCGAACGGGCCGAGCTCTACCGGCTCCTCGAGGAAGCCGCCGACCGCGCCGAGGCCGCCAAGGCCGCCGACCGCGTCGTCGCTGAGTTCGACGCGGCGATGGCGCACGTCGCGCCCGACACGCAGGAGCGCTACGACGACCTCGGCCTCGCCGTCCGCAAGGCTGAGAGCCGCCGGGCCGACGTCGAGGACCGCCGCGCCAACGCCCGCGCGGCCCTCGCCGACCACGGCTGGGACGCCGTCGCGCTCCCCGAGGAGGCCGAGCTCCGGTCGCGCGCGACGGAGGTCGAGGTGGCGACGCGGGCCCTCGAGAACGCCGAGGCGAGCCGGGCCGCCGCCGCGGAGCGCGAGCGCCGCGCCCGCGAGGCCCTCGGCGGCCACATCGACGCCGCCCCCCACGTCGACATCTCCGCCCTCGGCGACGTCGCCGCGTTCGCCCAGCGCGCCGGCCGCCTCCGCGGGCGCGTCGAGGAGCTCGAGGGCAAGCGGCTCGCCGCGAAGGGCCGCCTCAACGCCGTCCGCTTCCACGAGGGCGACGACCTCGCGCGCGCCGCCGACCTCCTCCGCCGCTGGCTCGCGCGGACGTCCGATGTCGAGGCCCAGCCGACGGGCCTCCCCGCGCTGCCCGTGTGGATCGCCGCGGCCGTGCTCGCCGTCGTCGCCGTCGCGCTTGGCGTTCTGCTCTCCCCCGGCGCGTTCTGGCTGCTCCTCGGCGCCGCCGCCCTCGCCGTCGTCGCGGTCCTGCTGGGGCGGACGGCCGAGGCGACGGAGCACCCGGCGGCCCAGGCCCGGCAGGCGTTCGAGGCCCTGCCCGTTCCCGGCCCGACCTCGTGGTCGATCCCGACGGTCCAGAAGCGCCTCGACGAGATCGAGCGCCAGCTCCTCGATCAGAAGGAGCGCCTGCTCTGGAAAGACGCCGTCGACGAGATCGAGCGGACGCTCGTGGCCACCGAGGCCGCCCGCGCCGAGCTCGACGCCGAGGCGGCCGACCTCAGCGACCGGCTCGGGTGCGACGTGCCGGAGACGCCCGAGGGGCTCCACCTCCTCGCCCGGAACGTCCTCGCGTGGCAGGAGGCCGCCCGCGACCTCGGCGTCGCCGACGCCCTCCGCGACCGGGCGCACGGCGCGCTCCTGACCGCGCTCGACCTGTTCAACCACGTGCTCGACGGCGTCCCGGTGGAGCCCGCGACGGACGCCGCGACCGCGGCCGGCAACGTCGCCCGCGTGACGCGGGAGGCCGACGAGCGGGACCGGCTCCGCGCCGAGGTCGCCCGCCTCGACGACGCGGTCGGCGTGGCGACGGAGGCGCTGGAAGAGGCCACGGCCGCCCGCGACGCGCACTTGGCCCGGCTCGGGCTGGAGGAGCCCGCGGCCGTCGAGGTCACCGCGCTCTGCGCCGACCTGCCCGCCTACACCGCCGCCGTCGAGGAGGCGTCGCGCGCCCACGCGCTCGCCGAGGAGGCGTCGGCCCGGGCCCGGGCCCACGGCCGGTACGACGACGAGGCCGCCGGGCTCGACCGCGCGGCGCTCGCCGAGGCCCGCAGCGCCGCCGAGTCGCGCGCCGCCCGCCGAGACGAGTGGCTTGAAGAGAAGGCGGCCATCCAGACGCTCGTGGGCGAGGCCCGCCGGGGCAACCAGCTCGCCTCGGCGCAGGCCGAGCACGCCCGCGCCCTCGACACCCTCGAAGCCGTCTACGACGAGCAGGCCGACGCGCTCGTGGGCCACGCGCTCGCTGAGTTCGTGGCCGAGGAGACGCGCGACCAGCACCTCCCGCAGGTGTTCAAGCGCGCTCGCGAGGTCCTGGCCGACATCACCGACGACCGGTTCCGCCTCGAGTTCGAGGAGGGCACGTTCCGCGCCTTCGACGCGACGCGGGGCCGGGCCTACGGGCTCGACGAGCTCTCATCGGGCACGCGGCTCCAGCTCCTGCTGGCCGTCCGCCTCGCCTTCGCCGAGCAGCAGGAGGTCGGCGTCCGGCTCCCGCTTCTGTTGGACGAGGCGCTCGCCAACTCCGACGACGAGCGGGCCGGGGCCATCGTCGCGGCCGTCCTCCGGCTGTGCCGACAGGGGCGCCAGGTGTTCTACTTCACGGCGCAGGCCGAGGAGGTCGCCAAGTGGCGCCGGCTGTCGGACGAGCACCCCGATGTCGACTGCCGATTCATCGGCCTCCCCGACGCGTCGGCCCTCGTCGCCATCGACCTAGAGGCGACGCCGACGGCCGAGACCACGCGCCGGGTCCCCGAGGCCGGCGGACTCACGATGGACGCCTACGCCGACGCGGCCGGCGTCCCGCCCTGGAGCGGCTGGGACGCCCCCGACGCGCTCCACGTGTGGTACCTCCTCGACGACCCCGACGACGTCGAGGCCCTCCTCCGCCGCGGCTACGCGACGTGGGGCCAGCTCCGCGCCGCCGCCGAACGAGGCAAGCCGATCCCCGTCGCGTTCGATCGGGCCGAGCGCCGGGCCGAGGCCGTCGCGGCGTGGCAGCGGGCGTGGCGCCAGGGTCGCGGCCGGCGCGTTGACCGCGACGTGCTGGAGGCGTCGGGGGCCGTCACCGAGGCGTTCATCGACGAGGTCTGGTCCCTCTGTGGCGACCTCGAGGGCGACGCCGAGCGACTCGTCGACTGCCTCCACCGCGGCGACCTCGCGCGCTTCCAGAGCCGCCAGGCCGAGCGCCTCGAAGCGTACCTCCTCGACGAGGGCTACCTCTCGCCCGACGACCGGCTCTCCGACGACGAGGTCCGCCGCCGCGTCGCCGAGGCGGGCCCACCCGGGGCGCTCGACGACGCGCTGGGCGTCCTCGCACGCGTCCGCCAGCGGGCCGAGGCCGTCGCGGCGTAG
- a CDS encoding TY-Chap domain-containing protein codes for MSELDELLDALDAISAHRGDSFVVVKVEGEEDLHVEIGASGEAGLEAEIVGTAGPEPSSQLSFAQQAALRERGWERYGNALWGRSWPDTPTRADRQRVAYETLRTLGEVYRTTGAVTVDEVELSGGPEAPTALSGTEAPRAARLVVLLVAAFLAVLGVALAVFIGAA; via the coding sequence ATGTCCGAGCTCGACGAACTCCTGGACGCGCTCGACGCGATCTCCGCCCACCGCGGCGACAGCTTCGTCGTCGTCAAGGTCGAGGGGGAGGAGGACCTCCACGTTGAGATCGGGGCGAGCGGCGAGGCGGGGCTTGAGGCGGAGATCGTCGGGACGGCCGGGCCGGAGCCGTCGAGTCAGCTCTCGTTCGCCCAGCAGGCCGCCCTCCGAGAGCGGGGGTGGGAGCGCTACGGCAACGCCCTCTGGGGGAGGTCCTGGCCCGACACGCCCACGCGGGCGGACCGGCAGCGCGTGGCCTACGAGACGCTCCGGACGCTCGGCGAGGTCTACCGCACGACCGGCGCTGTGACCGTCGACGAGGTCGAATTGTCGGGCGGACCGGAGGCGCCGACCGCCCTGTCTGGGACGGAGGCTCCGCGCGCGGCGCGGCTCGTGGTCCTCCTCGTCGCGGCGTTCCTGGCCGTCCTCGGCGTCGCGCTGGCCGTGTTCATCGGCGCAGCCTAG
- a CDS encoding M14 family zinc carboxypeptidase has translation MRRLRPALLALLASAAAWAQPQVPLAIDYAIDGTASYDPAVPTPRDVLGYTIGERHTRPEEVVRYVEAVAAASPRVTAGFHGTTYEGRRLVHAVVTSPANHGRLEQIRVQNVALSEEPDTISDAQLAEMPVVVFQGYSVHGNEASGTEAALVWLYHLAAAQGDEIDRQLEEAVVLLVPMLNPDGRDRFVDWVNGYRGATPVADARDREHREAWPYGRTNHYLFDVNRDWLPTELKESRGRMAWWHAWRPQVTTDHHEMGPEATFFFQPGIPSRNNPNTPEATFELTGDIAAYHAAELDRIGSLYYSEESFDDFYYGKGSTYPDINGGVGILFEQASSRALLRDTDENGRLDYAFTVRNQVATSVSTLRAAVALRERLLRHMRDFYAASRDGAYVIDLSTRRTRGQALAQTLARSRVRLYELAEDVRAGRRTFRAGEALVVPLAQPQGRLVQASMERVRTFTDSLFYDVSAWTFPLAYGAEAARLDRAPGMGAQVDPAFDGGRLVGGRADVAYAIRWDRYFAPRALRRLQAAGARVRLAQSPFEAQAGGARQSFDRGTLVVPVRQGGVDAEAVHAAVEVAVAEDHVEAFALDSGLTPSGADLGSRGWPVLQAPRVALLAGDGASPYGVGEVWHLLSERFGEGVSLLDPASLPALDGYTTLVVADGGYGSLDSLAVARVREWVRGGGVLVGIEGGARWAARAGLLDAPLRETATDSTAYAYADRDAARGAQALGGSILDLRLDPTHPLAYGYGDQVAVFKSGTALFEPAAPGSGTDVGRYADAEPVLSGYASEETEARLAGASALKAGRLGAGRVVLMDFDPAFRAFWWGTDGLLLNAVYLGATF, from the coding sequence ATGCGCCGACTCCGTCCCGCCCTCCTCGCCCTCCTCGCCTCGGCCGCCGCGTGGGCGCAGCCCCAGGTCCCGCTCGCCATCGACTACGCCATCGACGGCACCGCATCCTACGACCCGGCCGTGCCGACACCGCGGGACGTGCTCGGCTACACCATCGGCGAGCGACACACGCGGCCCGAGGAGGTCGTCCGCTACGTCGAGGCCGTGGCCGCCGCCTCGCCGCGGGTGACCGCCGGCTTCCACGGCACGACGTACGAAGGGCGGCGGCTCGTCCACGCCGTCGTCACGAGCCCGGCGAACCACGGACGGCTCGAACAGATCCGCGTGCAGAACGTGGCCCTCAGCGAGGAGCCCGACACCATAAGTGACGCCCAACTCGCCGAGATGCCCGTCGTCGTGTTCCAGGGCTACTCGGTCCACGGCAACGAGGCGTCGGGGACCGAGGCCGCGCTCGTGTGGCTCTACCACCTCGCCGCCGCGCAGGGTGACGAGATCGACCGCCAGTTGGAGGAGGCCGTCGTCCTCCTCGTCCCGATGCTCAACCCCGACGGGCGCGACCGGTTCGTCGACTGGGTCAACGGCTACCGCGGCGCGACGCCCGTGGCCGACGCGCGCGACCGCGAGCACCGCGAGGCCTGGCCCTACGGCCGGACGAACCACTACCTCTTCGACGTCAACCGGGACTGGCTCCCGACGGAGCTCAAGGAGAGCCGGGGGCGGATGGCGTGGTGGCACGCGTGGCGCCCGCAGGTCACGACCGACCACCACGAGATGGGCCCCGAGGCCACCTTCTTCTTCCAGCCGGGCATCCCCTCCCGGAACAACCCGAACACGCCCGAGGCCACGTTCGAGCTCACGGGCGACATCGCGGCCTACCACGCGGCCGAGCTCGACCGGATCGGGAGCCTCTACTACTCGGAGGAAAGCTTCGACGACTTCTACTACGGCAAGGGCTCGACGTACCCCGACATCAACGGCGGCGTGGGGATCCTCTTCGAGCAGGCGTCGAGCCGCGCGCTCCTCCGCGACACCGACGAGAACGGACGGCTCGACTACGCCTTCACCGTCCGCAACCAGGTCGCGACATCGGTCTCGACGCTCCGAGCGGCCGTGGCCCTCCGCGAGCGGCTCCTCCGCCACATGCGCGACTTCTACGCCGCGTCGCGCGACGGCGCCTACGTCATCGACCTCAGCACGCGGCGGACGCGCGGGCAGGCGCTCGCCCAGACGCTGGCCCGGAGCCGCGTCCGCCTCTACGAGTTGGCGGAGGACGTGCGGGCGGGGAGGCGGACCTTCCGGGCCGGCGAGGCGCTCGTGGTCCCGCTCGCCCAGCCGCAGGGCCGGCTCGTGCAGGCCTCGATGGAGCGCGTGCGGACGTTCACCGACAGCCTCTTCTACGACGTCTCGGCCTGGACCTTCCCCCTCGCCTACGGCGCCGAGGCGGCCCGCCTCGATCGGGCTCCGGGCATGGGGGCGCAGGTCGACCCCGCCTTCGACGGCGGCCGGCTCGTCGGCGGCCGGGCTGACGTGGCGTACGCCATCCGGTGGGACCGGTACTTCGCGCCGCGCGCGCTCCGGCGGCTCCAGGCGGCCGGCGCGCGCGTCCGCCTCGCCCAGTCGCCCTTCGAGGCGCAGGCCGGCGGCGCCCGCCAGTCGTTCGACCGCGGGACGCTCGTCGTGCCCGTCCGCCAGGGCGGCGTCGACGCCGAGGCGGTCCACGCGGCCGTCGAGGTGGCGGTGGCGGAGGACCACGTCGAGGCGTTCGCGCTCGACTCGGGCCTCACGCCGTCGGGCGCCGACCTCGGCAGCCGCGGGTGGCCGGTGCTCCAGGCGCCCCGCGTCGCGCTCCTGGCCGGCGACGGCGCGAGCCCCTACGGCGTCGGCGAGGTGTGGCACCTCCTGAGCGAGCGGTTCGGCGAGGGCGTCTCGCTCCTCGACCCCGCCTCGCTCCCGGCCCTCGACGGCTACACCACGCTCGTCGTGGCCGACGGCGGGTACGGCTCGCTCGACTCCCTCGCGGTCGCGCGCGTTCGTGAGTGGGTGCGCGGGGGCGGCGTGCTCGTCGGGATCGAGGGCGGCGCGCGGTGGGCGGCCCGCGCGGGCCTCCTCGACGCCCCGCTCCGCGAGACGGCAACCGACTCGACCGCCTACGCCTACGCCGACCGCGACGCGGCGCGCGGGGCGCAGGCCCTCGGCGGGAGCATCCTCGACCTCCGGCTCGACCCGACGCACCCGCTGGCGTACGGCTACGGCGATCAGGTCGCCGTCTTCAAGTCCGGCACCGCCCTCTTCGAGCCGGCCGCGCCGGGCTCGGGCACCGACGTGGGCCGCTACGCCGACGCCGAGCCGGTCCTCAGCGGGTACGCCTCCGAAGAGACCGAGGCGCGCCTGGCCGGCGCGTCGGCGCTCAAGGCCGGCCGCCTCGGCGCGGGCCGCGTGGTCCTCATGGACTTCGACCCGGCGTTCCGCGCGTTCTGGTGGGGCACCGACGGGCTCCTCCTCAACGCGGTCTACCTCGGCGCGACGTTCTAG
- a CDS encoding NADP-dependent isocitrate dehydrogenase: MTDAPQTAAAPASASAEPTTIAVAHGDGIGPEIMEATLRILEAAGAPLRYDTVEVGEAVYKSGHTSGIAPESWDTIRKHKVLLKAPITTPQGGGYKSLNVTLRKSLGMFANVRPVQSFAPYVASPHPRIDLVIVRENEEDTYAGIEHRQTTEVYQTLKLITRPGSEAIVRYAFEYARAHDRQRVTCMTKDNIMKLTDGLFHKVFDEIAAEYPEIEADHRIIDIGAALVGARPDAFDVIVAPNLYGDILSDIAAEASGSVGLAGSANVGTEVAMFEAVHGSAPDIAGQGVANPSGLLRGAVMMLDHLNHDRIAETVENAWLATLEAGVHTGDVAGEHTTKQVGTSAFADAVIARLGETPSELPAAHYSDASVSVAVHPTPRVEKQLVGVDVFLDWAEGDRHPDRIGTALQAQDGEGLRLKLITNRGVKVFPDGLPETFWTDHWRCRFVATGASVTPRQVVALLGRLTEAGFDVIKTENLYTFDGERAYSLAQGE; this comes from the coding sequence GTGACTGACGCCCCCCAGACCGCCGCCGCCCCCGCCAGCGCCTCGGCCGAGCCCACGACGATCGCCGTCGCGCACGGCGATGGGATCGGACCCGAGATCATGGAGGCGACCCTCCGGATCCTCGAGGCGGCCGGCGCCCCGCTTCGCTACGACACCGTCGAGGTCGGCGAGGCCGTCTACAAAAGCGGCCACACGTCCGGGATCGCGCCGGAGTCGTGGGACACGATCCGCAAGCACAAGGTGCTGCTGAAGGCGCCGATCACGACGCCCCAGGGCGGCGGCTACAAGAGCCTCAACGTGACGCTCCGCAAGTCGCTGGGGATGTTCGCGAATGTCCGGCCGGTCCAGAGCTTCGCGCCGTACGTGGCCTCGCCGCACCCCCGGATCGACCTCGTCATCGTCCGCGAGAACGAGGAGGACACGTACGCCGGCATCGAGCACCGCCAGACGACCGAGGTCTACCAGACGCTCAAGCTCATCACGCGGCCGGGCTCCGAGGCCATCGTCCGCTACGCCTTCGAGTACGCCCGCGCCCACGACCGGCAGCGCGTCACGTGCATGACGAAGGACAACATCATGAAGCTGACGGACGGCCTCTTCCACAAGGTGTTCGACGAGATCGCGGCCGAGTACCCCGAGATCGAGGCGGACCACCGGATCATCGACATCGGCGCGGCGCTCGTCGGCGCCCGGCCGGACGCCTTCGACGTTATCGTGGCGCCGAACCTCTACGGCGACATCCTCTCCGACATCGCGGCCGAGGCGTCGGGCTCGGTCGGGCTCGCGGGCTCGGCCAACGTCGGGACCGAGGTGGCCATGTTCGAGGCCGTCCACGGCAGCGCGCCCGACATCGCGGGGCAGGGCGTCGCCAACCCGTCGGGCCTCCTGCGCGGGGCCGTCATGATGCTCGACCACCTCAACCACGACCGGATCGCCGAGACGGTCGAGAACGCGTGGCTGGCGACGCTCGAGGCCGGGGTCCACACGGGCGACGTGGCCGGGGAGCACACGACGAAGCAGGTCGGCACGTCCGCGTTCGCCGACGCCGTCATCGCGCGGCTCGGGGAGACGCCCTCGGAGCTCCCGGCGGCCCACTACTCCGACGCCTCGGTCTCCGTCGCCGTCCACCCGACGCCGCGCGTCGAGAAGCAGCTCGTCGGCGTTGACGTGTTTCTCGACTGGGCCGAGGGCGACCGCCACCCGGACCGGATCGGGACGGCCCTGCAGGCCCAGGACGGCGAGGGCCTCCGCCTCAAGCTCATTACGAACCGCGGCGTGAAGGTCTTCCCCGACGGCCTCCCGGAGACGTTCTGGACCGACCACTGGCGCTGCCGGTTCGTCGCGACCGGCGCGTCCGTGACGCCGAGGCAGGTCGTCGCGCTCCTCGGCCGGCTGACCGAGGCGGGGTTCGACGTGATCAAGACCGAGAACCTCTACACGTTCGACGGCGAGCGGGCGTACTCGCTGGCGCAGGGGGAGTAG
- a CDS encoding carbonic anhydrase family protein, whose amino-acid sequence MNRFLLLPLLALTLTACSTTQAQIQTSYEYDPTIALTAETQAALTPEQVILRLKDGNQRFLNGTAVERDFLSQVRQTAGGQYPMAAILGCIDSRVPHEIVFDKGVGDVFSARVAGNFVNTDILGSLEFATAVAGSKVIVVLGHTECGAVKGACDNVELGNLTSTLANIAPAVYAVDDIAGPRTSSNSDFVQEVAHTNVELTVQNMVDRSPVIRRLVESGDLIVIGAMHDVATGEVTFFEDDMITAETIDS is encoded by the coding sequence ATGAACCGCTTCCTACTCCTTCCCCTCCTCGCCCTCACGCTCACGGCCTGCTCGACGACGCAGGCTCAGATCCAGACGTCGTACGAGTACGACCCGACCATCGCCCTGACTGCCGAGACGCAGGCCGCCCTGACGCCAGAGCAGGTGATCCTGCGGCTCAAGGACGGCAACCAGCGGTTCCTCAACGGGACCGCCGTGGAGCGAGACTTCCTGAGCCAGGTCCGTCAGACGGCCGGGGGGCAGTACCCGATGGCCGCCATCCTCGGGTGCATCGACAGCCGGGTCCCCCACGAGATCGTCTTCGACAAGGGCGTCGGCGACGTGTTCTCGGCCCGCGTGGCCGGCAACTTCGTCAACACCGACATCCTCGGTTCGCTCGAGTTCGCGACGGCCGTGGCCGGCTCGAAGGTGATCGTCGTCCTCGGCCACACCGAGTGCGGCGCGGTCAAGGGCGCCTGTGACAACGTCGAACTCGGCAACCTGACTTCGACGCTGGCCAACATCGCCCCGGCCGTCTACGCCGTCGACGACATCGCGGGCCCTCGCACGTCTTCGAACAGCGACTTCGTGCAGGAGGTGGCCCACACCAACGTCGAGTTGACGGTCCAGAACATGGTCGATCGGAGCCCGGTCATCCGGAGGCTCGTGGAGAGCGGCGACCTCATCGTGATCGGGGCCATGCACGACGTGGCGACGGGCGAGGTCACGTTCTTCGAGGACGACATGATCACGGCTGAGACGATCGACAGCTAG